TCATGTCCCTTATCAAAAGAATCCCAGGCTGGTAAGAGGCTTGGATTATTATATACGTACCGCCTTTGAAATGACTGCAAAAGGTCTGGGGTCTCAGAATGCCGTAGGCGGCGGGGGCAGGTATGACGGGCTTGTCGCCGCGCTTGGTGGTAATGACGTGCCTGGAGTCGGTTTCGCCTTTGGAATGGAGCGGCTTCTGATGCTGATTCCTGATATCGCTGAAGAAAAGAAGGGCTGCTTTATAACGGCTCTTGGCGAGAATACTAAAAAAGAGGCCTTGAGGCTTGCCGCACAGTTGAGGCGGGAGGGGATAAGAACGGAACTGGCGCCTGAGAAAAGCTTCAAGGTCCAGATGAGACTGGCAGGTAAATCCGGCTATCCGATATGCCTCATAATAGGCGATGATGAGATGGCCGGCGGGAGCGTTGCCATGAAGGACCTGAATACGGGCGTTCAGGAGCAGGTGAAACAGGAAGATCTGTTAAAAAAACTTGTAGATATTGTTGGATAAGTAATTTTTAAAAAGCAAGAGGCGGGTAATGAAAAATTCTGAAACTGGAGCATTATTGAATCTGAATTTGATTTTGCCTTCTTACTCAGCACTCGTTACTCACCACTATATTTGATTAAGGAGAATAGCGTGAGCTCAGAAACAGCCGGATTTAAGAGGACCCATTACTGCGGAGAAGTAGGCCTTGATGATTGTGGCAAGATGATAACACTCATGGGCTGGGTGCAGAAAAGGCGCGATCTTGGAGGGCTTGTATTCGTCGATCTCAGGGACAGGAGCGGCATATGCCAGGTGGTATTCAATCCCGAGACCGAGCCCGAGGCGCATTCAACCGGCGGCATGCTGAAGATGGAATACTGTATAGCGGTTCAGGGGGAGCTTAACCCAAGGCCTAAGGAAATGCAGAATGCAGGCATGAAGACAGGAAGGGTGGAACTTACGGCAAAAAGAATAGCGATACTTAACGAGGCTAAAACGCCACCTTTCGTGATCGAAGACTCAACTGATGCAACCGAACTGCTAAGGCTCAAGTACCGGTATCTGGACCTCAGAAGGCCAGCACTGCAGAAGAACCTTATATTGAGGCACAAGGCGGCCTTCATAACAAGGCGCTTCCTTGATTCGAAAGGATTTGTCGAGGTCGAAACCCCTGTCCTGACAAAGAGCACACCGGAGGGAGCACGCGACTACCTTGTGCCAAGCAGGGTTTTTCCGGGGAAATTTTTCGCTCTGCCGCAGTCGCCGCAGCTTTTCAAGCAGCTTCTGATGATCTCGGGATTCGACCGCTATTTCCAGATCGTAAAATGTTTTCGTGACGAAGACCTCAGAGCCGACCGTCAGCCGGAATTCACCCAGATAGATATGGAATTCTCCTTCATGACCAGGGACGACATTCTCGATCTATGCGAAGGGCTCATACGGACCATGTTCAAAGAGACGATTGGAGTTTCGCTGCCCGATCCTCTGCCCAGGATGAGCTATGAGGAGGCGATGAACTCCTATGGCGTGGACAGGCCGGATACCCGTTTCGGGATGCTGCTGAAGGATGTAACGGACATACTGAAGGACAGCACATTCAAGGTCTTTACCTCTACCGTCGAGTCAGGCGGGATAATAAAGGGATTCACAATCAAGGGGGGCTCGGGCATGTCGCGCAAGGAGCTCGATGACCTGGGCGGGTTCGTGGCG
This genomic window from Desulfomonilia bacterium contains:
- the aspS gene encoding aspartate--tRNA ligase, whose product is MSSETAGFKRTHYCGEVGLDDCGKMITLMGWVQKRRDLGGLVFVDLRDRSGICQVVFNPETEPEAHSTGGMLKMEYCIAVQGELNPRPKEMQNAGMKTGRVELTAKRIAILNEAKTPPFVIEDSTDATELLRLKYRYLDLRRPALQKNLILRHKAAFITRRFLDSKGFVEVETPVLTKSTPEGARDYLVPSRVFPGKFFALPQSPQLFKQLLMISGFDRYFQIVKCFRDEDLRADRQPEFTQIDMEFSFMTRDDILDLCEGLIRTMFKETIGVSLPDPLPRMSYEEAMNSYGVDRPDTRFGMLLKDVTDILKDSTFKVFTSTVESGGIIKGFTIKGGSGMSRKELDDLGGFVADFGARGLLWAKLGDDGWQSSIAKYLNDEQKKAVQEKLGMDKGDAAVFIAGDAAMVNASLGALRLHVGAKLGMIPENEFSALWVIDFPLFEYNKEEKRLVAVHHMFTAPHESDLGLMDTDPLKVRAQAYDMVINGSEVGGGSVRIHRRDVQQKVFNSIGFTEEEAKTKFGFLLEALEFGAPPHGGIAFGLDRLVMLLAGASSLRDVIAFPKTQKAYCQMTDAPSEVNSAQLTELGINLLDVKS